The Desulfobacterales bacterium DNA segment GCCCACGGTGATCTGGTTGGGAGTGATCCCCAGGTCATATCCGAGCCACCTGACAAAGTTAATGTATCTGTTTTTTAATGCGGCCACCTGGCAAACTCCTTTGGGAAATACCGCAGCCAACTCTAACGCATTGCCGACGATTTGCAAGAGGTTGATCGGCAGTTGTGCGACAGACCGGTGCGCAGGCCGGCAGACCCCTGGTTATCGCAGGACCAGGTCAATGATCTTGCCCAGGTCGACGGCCGTGACAATCTTTAAATTTTCCGTAACATAGGCGGGAATGTCCTTGAGGTCCGTCTCATTGCGGGCGGGCAGCACCACGGTTGCTATCTTGGCCCGGCGGGCGGCCAGGATCTTTCCCCGGATTCCGCCCACCGGCAGTATCCTGCCGCTCAAGGTCAACTCACCGGTCAGGGCGACGTCCCGCCGCACCGCTCTCCCGGTCAACAACGAGAGCAGGGCCACCGCAATGGTGAGACCCGCCGAGGGGCCGTCCTTGGGAATCGCCCCGGCCGGCACATGGACATGGATATCATGGGCCTCGAAAAAGTCCTCTGGAACCTGAAAGACACGGGCGTTGCTGCGCAGATAACTCAAGGCTGCCCGGGCTGATTCCTTCATGACCTCGCCCAGCGAGCCGGTCAGGATCAACCGTTCCTTGCCCGGCATGATGGCCGCCTCGACAAAGATAAGCTGCCCCCCGGTTTCGGTCATTGCCAGCCCGGTGGCAACCCCGATTTTCTCTTCTTCCCCGGCGTTTTCAAAAAAGTATTTTCTCGGCCCCAGAAAACCCTCAACCAGCTCCGGGGTGATCCGCAGGGGTTGCCGGCCCCCCTGCCCGAGGAGTATCTCCCGGGCCGTTTTGCGGCAGATGGCGGCGATCTGTCGCTGCAGGTTCCGCAGGCCCGCCTCCCGGGTGTATTCCCGGATTATCCTGCGCACCGCGGCCGGGGCGAACAGCGGCGGCCGGCCGGCCAGCCCCGCCTCCTCTATCTCCCTGGGAATCAGGTGGTCAAAGGCGATTTTTTCCTTTTCCTCCTCCGTGTAGCCGGAGAGAAAGAGCAGCTCGAGCCGATCCAGCAGCGGCGCCGGAATCGGGTCCGTGGTGTTGGCCGTGGCAATGAACATCACCTGGGACAGATCAAACGGCAGATCAAGGTAGTTGTCAATGAAGTTGCTGTTCTGGGAGGGGTCGAGTACCTCCAGCAGGGCCGAGGCCGGGTCGCCCTTGAAATCCTGGCCGATCTTGTCGATCTCGTCGAGCATTATCACCGGGTTTCTGGAGCCGGCCTGGCGGATCTCCTGGATGATCCGGCCGGGCAGGGCGCCGACATAGCTCCGCCGGTGGCCCCGTATCTCCGCCTCGTCCTTCATCCCGGCCAGGGAGATCCGGATGAACTTGCGGCCCAGGCTTCTGGCAATGGATCGCTGCAGCGAGGTCTTGCCGGTGCCGGGCGGGCCGGCAAAGCAGAGAATCGGCCCCCTGGCCCCCAACTGGACCTTTTTTTTCTCCAGGGCCCTTTTGATCGCGGTTCTCAGTTCATCCAGTTGCAGGGGCTTGGCCAGGAAACAAGAGGATCCCTTCCTGATGGTCTCGACCGTGGTCGGCATGGTCGCATGGCCGGAGATCACGATCACCTCGACGTCAGGGTCCTTTTCCTTGGCCCTTTCCAATAC contains these protein-coding regions:
- the lon gene encoding endopeptidase La yields the protein MGLFRKMLGVYDKEGPGGEDLAGPAAEIGSLRDRVVAARMSPRVERAALNEVERLAKIDSAATEYTIGLNYLEYLVSLPWNSMTEDNLDINHAKEILDKEHYGLTDIKERILEYLAVRTMRLSYSYKLLLVDDDETARKNMGHVLARDGYLITTAANGRQALDFLARDRFDVVVTDLKMKGVDGTQVLERAKEKDPDVEVIVISGHATMPTTVETIRKGSSCFLAKPLQLDELRTAIKRALEKKKVQLGARGPILCFAGPPGTGKTSLQRSIARSLGRKFIRISLAGMKDEAEIRGHRRSYVGALPGRIIQEIRQAGSRNPVIMLDEIDKIGQDFKGDPASALLEVLDPSQNSNFIDNYLDLPFDLSQVMFIATANTTDPIPAPLLDRLELLFLSGYTEEEKEKIAFDHLIPREIEEAGLAGRPPLFAPAAVRRIIREYTREAGLRNLQRQIAAICRKTAREILLGQGGRQPLRITPELVEGFLGPRKYFFENAGEEEKIGVATGLAMTETGGQLIFVEAAIMPGKERLILTGSLGEVMKESARAALSYLRSNARVFQVPEDFFEAHDIHVHVPAGAIPKDGPSAGLTIAVALLSLLTGRAVRRDVALTGELTLSGRILPVGGIRGKILAARRAKIATVVLPARNETDLKDIPAYVTENLKIVTAVDLGKIIDLVLR